A region of Scleropages formosus chromosome 2, fSclFor1.1, whole genome shotgun sequence DNA encodes the following proteins:
- the b3gnt7l gene encoding UDP-GlcNAc:betaGal beta-1,3-N-acetylglucosaminyltransferase 7, like produces MTVECFFFRRRRLLKALLSLSLASATLLTLHRLRVPESGAKARPAAAAAAAARRPANATLAPAAAWDVRVANCTADESLRAKEWFRRLEPRFQQYALRRHCRYFPMLIDHPEKCRAEDVHLLVVVKSVIEQHDRREAVRRTWGREQALEGGRRVKTLFLLGAPSAGKDHKNLQKLLEYEDRLYGDILQWDFMDTFFNLTLKEVNFLRWFALHCARARFVFKGDDDVFVHTGNLLELIDFKAQEAGGARSLFVGDTISKAIPIRNRESKYYIPRELFDQPYPPYVGGGGFLMSSELARRLLLASEALELYPIDDVFLGMCLQRLRVAPELHPGFRTFGISKRKVSPMNNDPCFFRSLIVVHRLGAQELLRMWRLVHNRDLACAKRALL; encoded by the coding sequence ATGACCGTGGAGTGCTTCTTCTTCCGACGGCGGCGGCTCCTCAAGGCGctgctctcgctctcgctcgcCTCGGCCACGCTGCTCACGCTGCACCGGCTGCGCGTCCCCGAGAGCGGCGCGAAGGCGcgcccggcggcggcggcggcagcggcggcgcgCCGGCCGGCGAACGCGACGCTCGCGCCCGCCGCCGCGTGGGACGTGCGCGTGGCCAACTGCACGGCGGACGAGTCGCTGCGCGCCAAGGAGTGGTTCCGGCGCCTCGAGCCGCGCTTCCAGCAGTACGCGCTGCGCCGCCACTGCCGCTACTTCCCGATGCTCATCGACCACCCGGAGAAGTGCCGCGCCGAGGACGTGCACCTGCTCGTGGTGGTCAAGTCCGTGATCGAGCAGCACGACCGGCGCGAGGCGGTGCGGCGCACGTGGGGCCGCGAGCAGGCGCTCGAGGGCGGCCGCCGCGTCAAGACCCTCTTCCTGCTGGGCGCGCCGTCCGCGGGCAAGGACCACAAGAACCTGCAGAAGCTGCTCGAGTACGAGGACCGCCTCTACGGCGACATCCTGCAGTGGGACTTCATGGACACCTTCTTCAACCTGACCCTCAAGGAGGTCAACTTCCTCAGGTGGTTCGCGCTGcactgcgcgcgcgcgcgcttcgtCTTCAAGGGCGACGACGACGTGTTCGTGCACACGGGCAACCTGCTGGAGCTCATCGACTTCAAGGCGCAGGAGGCGGGCGGCGCGCGCTCCCTCTTCGTGGGCGACACCATCTCCAAGGCGATCCCCATCCGCAACCGCGAGAGCAAGTACTACATCCCGCGCGAGCTCTTCGACCAGCCCTACCCGCCCTACGTGGGCGGCGGCGGCTTCCTCATGTCCTCGGAGCTCGCGCGCAGGCTGCTCTTGGCCTCCGAGGCCCTGGAGCTCTACCCCATCGACGACGTCTTCCTGGGCATGTGCCTGCAGAGGCTGCGCGTGGCGCCCGAGCTGCACCCGGGCTTCCGCACCTTCGGCATCAGCAAGAGGAAGGTGAGCCCCATGAACAACGACCCGTGCTTCTTCAGGAGCCTCATAGTGGTGCACCGGCTGGGCGCGCAGGAGCTGCTGCGCATGTGGCGCCTCGTGCACAACCGCGACCTCGCGTGCGCCAAGCGCGCGCTCCTCTGA